The genomic window CTAAAATGATAGATTCAGGTTCTAAAGATTTTTCTACCAATTCTGCTATGTGTAAATTGTTTGCGTCCGACGTTGCTATGAAAGTTACTACTGATGCTATACAGGTTTTTGGTGGGTATGGGTATATGAAAGAGTATCCTGTTGAAAAAATGTTTAGAGACGCAAAAATCACCCAAATATATGAAGGTACAAACCAAATACAGAGAAATGTTATAGGTAAAGATTTAATTAAAAGTCTTTCAAAAAAGAAGAACTGAATAGTGTGAAAGAGTTTGTCTACAAAGAAGTTGGGAAGAGAGAACGGGTAGATGTTTATCTGAAGCATTGTTTGGGTGTTTCACGAGCAAAAATACAAGAATTGATCAAAGATGGAAGGGTGCAGGTTAACGGAGTGGAGTTAAAGGCATCCTACTATCTTAGAGACAATGATATAATTTTGGTTGAAGAGACAATAGATTCATTGAAGACACTTAAAGTTGAGCCTCAAAAAGGACTTTTAAGTATACTTTATGAAGATTCCCACATTATTGTTTTGAATAAACCATCTGGGTTAGTTACTCACCCTGTTCGTACTGGCTCGGAAGAGACTCTGTTAAATTATATTCTTTTTCATACTCTGCTTGTAGGGGGTGGTTCTTTAAGGCCTGGGGTGGTGCATAGATTGGATAAAGAGACTTCAGGGGTTATCCTCTTTACAAAAACAGAGTTTGCTTACGAAAATATTGTTGCTCAATTTAAAAACAGGCAGGTTGAAAAAGAATATATTGCTCTGGTTAAGGGTTCTTTTTCTTCTCCATTGAAAGAAGTTGAGATGGTAATCTCTAAAGACAAAAGAGAGCCACTTAAGATGGGAGAAGGTTTTTTGAGGGGCAAAAAAAGTATTACAAGATTAAGAGCAGTTGGTTATATGAGGGATAAAAATATCTCGCTGGTTAAAGCAGAACCGATAACAGGAAGGACTCACCAGATAAGACTTGTGCTTTCTTCTTTAGGGTTTCCTATAATTGGAGATAAAAAATATGGTGTTTTATCTCCATTGATAAGTAGAGTAGGTCTACATTCTTCTAAAATTTCTTTGATACATCCAGAAAATGGAAGTCGCATCTCTTTTACTGCACCACTGCCAACAGATATG from bacterium includes these protein-coding regions:
- a CDS encoding RluA family pseudouridine synthase, with the translated sequence MKEFVYKEVGKRERVDVYLKHCLGVSRAKIQELIKDGRVQVNGVELKASYYLRDNDIILVEETIDSLKTLKVEPQKGLLSILYEDSHIIVLNKPSGLVTHPVRTGSEETLLNYILFHTLLVGGGSLRPGVVHRLDKETSGVILFTKTEFAYENIVAQFKNRQVEKEYIALVKGSFSSPLKEVEMVISKDKREPLKMGEGFLRGKKSITRLRAVGYMRDKNISLVKAEPITGRTHQIRLVLSSLGFPIIGDKKYGVLSPLISRVGLHSSKISLIHPENGSRISFTAPLPTDMLNIVNSEILKEL